In Desulfobacter hydrogenophilus, the genomic stretch GGTTTCGGTTACCTTACTGATCTCAGATGCGCTTTTCCCAAGCTCACCCACTTTTTGGGAAACCTTTTTTGCCGCTTCAACGGCTGCGTTTGTTGTTTCACTGCCCTTGGCTGTGTTATTTGCAATTTCATTTATGGTGGAAGACATTTCCTCGGCAGCAGAAACAATCATCTGGATATTGGCCGTGGTCTCCCCAGTCCTATCAGCCACGCTATTCATATTTGCAGTCATTTCTTCTGCTGATTCAGATACACTCTTTGCTTTTAATGCGGATTGTTCGGAATTTGTGGAAATTTGCTTTGAAATAGATGAAAGTCCTTCGGCTGAAGATGTTAAAGTTTGAGTCGTTTGAAAAATATTTCGGATCATTGCTTGCAAACTGGTTGACATAGTGTTCAAAGAGGTTGACAGACTTCCAATTTCATCACGCCGGCTGACATCAAAAGATTGCGTGAAATTTCCTTCTGCCATTGTCTGTGCAAACGATACACCTTTAATCAGTGGCGCCGTGATGCTTTTGGCAACAAAATACCAGATCAGTGTTACGAGAATCAGGGCAACAAAAATGATTGAAAATTGAAACTTTGCCTTTTGTGCGCTAATCTTCTTTATATTATTATTGGTGGCATCAAATTCATGAATCGGTAATCCCGCGGCAATAATCCAGTCCCAGGGTTTGAAATACATCATTCTTATCACTTTTTCCATTTCGCCGTTGCCGTCTTTGGCATCGAACTTGTATTTCATTGAGCCTACACTGTTTTCAGCCAAGTTGTGTGCGATTTTAATAAGATTCTTGATTGGAAATGAGCCGTCGTCGGATTGAAAGGCCAAGATATTTTCCCCATCCTTTTGACCTTGATGTGAAATCACATAATTCCCTTTGGAGTCCATAACGTAAACATATCCGGTTTTACCGACTTTAGTATCCATCACAGCTTTTCTAAGGCTGGTGAAGCTTTCCTGGGGAACACCCACATAGAGGACGCCCACGACATACTGATTATTATCATATATCGGTTGATAAGCCGTGATGTACCATCTGTCAACGACAAAAGCCCGGCCCCTGAATGTTTTTCCATTGAGCACCTCTTTAATGACCGGATTGGGTTTTCCGTCAGGATTGATTGCGGGGATATAGGTTCCTATAGCTCTTTTTCCATCTTTTTTTACGACGTTTGTGGCAACCCGCAACATGCTTCCCGCTTCGTCCAGACGTTGAAATATCGTGCATGTCCCCCCAACCAACGATTTGACTTTATCAACAATTGACGAGTTTTCCGACATATCGTCTGTTTTTCCGATCCATTCTTCGCCGATAATAATTTTGGAAAGCGAAATTATTTGTTCCTCTTTTGTATATTGATTCACAGCCTGCCATTCAATGGCCTCATTGGACAATTCTACAGCGCCTTGTTGCTCCATGATATCCCGAGCAACGTTTAAAGATCTGTTGACTGCTTGTTGAACCTGTTCCTGACTGGCCTTGCAGGTCAAATAGACTCCTTTAGCCAGATTCTCGAAGTTTTCAATAGTCAACTTTGAGGTTTCGTTCTCTACAATTTTTTCAGTTTGGATATCCTGGAAAAAAGAAATCAGAGAAATTAAAATAAGAGGAATAACGCTAAGTAAAATACCGAAAAACATCAATTTTGTTTTTAGTTTCAACGAGCTTAAAATTATCATAGATTCTTCTCCTTTATTTCATCGGCGGTCCTAAGTCAGCTTTTGTTCGGTTTTTTGGGCTTGTTTAAATTAACTGAAATGTTTCTTTGAAAGGCTTTTCAGTAATCCGACAGATGCCGAAAAATAGAGCAAGGCTAAATGGAATTTTTAGACGCACCTATTTTGAACCAAATTTGATTTGATCGTGATCCCAATTCGCTGGTGTTATTTTATTTTGTTCATTCAAGACCAAGCCTTTGGGTGACCATCGTTCTCACACCCTTGACAGATCCGATCCCCTGCTGTGGCGGTAATTAGCAACGGCGAGGGGTAACGTTCTTTCCGGCTCAATGAATTGATATCAATTTACTCGTTTGCTTTCAGGTTTTCAATACTTTTTGTACCGGTGGGGCATTTCAAATTTTTTCATTGTGGATTAATCAAAAATTTTTTGTCGTATACTTTGCAATTTCAGAATAAACATTCTAAATTGCAAGGTATGATTTTTAGATAGATTACAAATGAAATAAACGGCCATAGGCTGAACTGGTCTATCAACACGCAGGCTCACATCACAATAAAAAATGAAAGTAATTTAATTGAGTTTTTTTTGAATTTCATATAACGGCCATGGGCCGACCTGGTTTATCAATACCCAGGCACAGCCCACAACAAAGGTTGAAAGATCTGAGTAACTTACCCAGACTTTCATATAAAAAAATAAGGATAAGACGGTATAAAATATGACAAGTCAAAATGGATGGACAAAATCAAGCTGGAAAAATTATACGGCCCTTCAACAGCCCAACTGGCCGGATCAGAACGAGTTGGATAAAGTCACTAAAGATTTGGCCTTACTGCCGCCGCTGGTTTTTGCAGGGGAAATAAGAACATTAACGGATCTGCTGGCCAAGGCCTCAAAAGGGGAGGCGTTTTTGATTCAGGGTGGGGACTGTTCAGAAGATTTCTCCCAAGTTACAGCGCCCACCATCAGGGAAACCATGAAAGTTTTGTTGCAGATGGCCGTTGTTATGGCCTATGCCGGTGGGAAACCAGCCATTAAAGTGGGTCGGATTGCCGGGCAGTTTGCCAAGCCCCGTTCGTCGGATACGGAAATTGTAGACGGCGTTGAACTGCCGTCATATCGCGGAGATATGGTTAACAAAAACGAATTCTCCATGAAAGCGCGCACCCCCAATCCCAAATATATGCTTAAAGGGTATTACCTGGCCGCCTCCACCCTGAACCTTTTGCGGGCATTTACCCGGGGCGGGTACGCAGCCCTGCACAGGGTTCAGGCCTGGAATCAGGAATTTGTAGCCCAATCCCCCATGGGACGTTCTTATGATCGTCTGGCCAAACAGATTGACCAGGCCATGAGATTTATGAATACAATCGGGATTCCCACGGATATTCCTCAGATCAATCAAACTCAGATTTTTACCTCCCACGAAGCCCTTTTGTTGCCTTATGAGGAGGCGTTGACCCGGATTGATTCTACCACTGGGGACTGGTATAATTGTTCTGCTCATATGCTTTGGATTGGCGAAAGAACCCGTCAGGTAGACGGCGCTCATGTTCAATTTTTAAAAGGAGTGCTCAATCCGATTGGAGTCAAAATCGGTCCGGATCATGATATTGATAATATAAAGCAGCTCATTGAAATTCTTAACCCTGAAAATAAACCCGGAAGATTGACCCTGATTACCCGAATGGGATGTGCCAATATTGAAAAAAAGCTGCCTGCTCTGCTTCGAGAGATTAAAAGAGAGGGGTCTCATATCGTGTGGAACTGCGACCCTATGCATGCCAATACGTTTACCTCGGAATCCGGACACAAAACCCGGGATTTTAATGATATTTTAAAAGAGATTACCCGGTTTTTTGAAATTCATTGGGCAGAAGGAACAATTCCGGGAGGCGTTCATCTTGAAATGACCGGTAAAAACGTAACCGAATGTGTCGGCGGTGCCAGAAATATTGTCAGTGAAGAACTTCATAATCGATATGATACCACCTGTGACCCGCGACTCAATGCCGAGCAAAGCCTTGAGGTGGCGTTCCAGATCGCTGATATGATAAAGCATTAACGAAAAAGGCAATATGATCACGAACACAAAGTTTAAAGCCGGTGCCGTGCAGTTTGATGTGAAAGACGGGGATGTCCGGGGCAATCTTTCTGTTGCCCTTGGGCACCTGGGGGACTTGGCGGAACAGGGCGCATGCCTTGGGGTCTGCCCTGAATTTTTTTTAACCGGGTTTGACAATGAAAATATGGATCGGCTTATGCCGGATGTAAAAGAGGGGATTCAACGTCTGGCCGAATTTGCCCGGACGCGGTTTATGGCCGTTGCCGGAAGTTTGCCTGAGCAAAAAAACGGTCAGATATTCAACACCCTTTATTTAATTGACAGGGATGGTGAGATCCGGGCCCGGTACCGTAAATTGCATCTGTTTCCTTTGACCGGTGAGGATCTGTACTATGCCCGGGGAGATGAGATGGTGACGGCAGACACCAGCCTGGGCCGCGTCGGAACAATGATCTGCTATGATCTGAGATTCCCGGAACTT encodes the following:
- a CDS encoding class II 3-deoxy-7-phosphoheptulonate synthase, with protein sequence MTSQNGWTKSSWKNYTALQQPNWPDQNELDKVTKDLALLPPLVFAGEIRTLTDLLAKASKGEAFLIQGGDCSEDFSQVTAPTIRETMKVLLQMAVVMAYAGGKPAIKVGRIAGQFAKPRSSDTEIVDGVELPSYRGDMVNKNEFSMKARTPNPKYMLKGYYLAASTLNLLRAFTRGGYAALHRVQAWNQEFVAQSPMGRSYDRLAKQIDQAMRFMNTIGIPTDIPQINQTQIFTSHEALLLPYEEALTRIDSTTGDWYNCSAHMLWIGERTRQVDGAHVQFLKGVLNPIGVKIGPDHDIDNIKQLIEILNPENKPGRLTLITRMGCANIEKKLPALLREIKREGSHIVWNCDPMHANTFTSESGHKTRDFNDILKEITRFFEIHWAEGTIPGGVHLEMTGKNVTECVGGARNIVSEELHNRYDTTCDPRLNAEQSLEVAFQIADMIKH
- a CDS encoding methyl-accepting chemotaxis protein produces the protein MIILSSLKLKTKLMFFGILLSVIPLILISLISFFQDIQTEKIVENETSKLTIENFENLAKGVYLTCKASQEQVQQAVNRSLNVARDIMEQQGAVELSNEAIEWQAVNQYTKEEQIISLSKIIIGEEWIGKTDDMSENSSIVDKVKSLVGGTCTIFQRLDEAGSMLRVATNVVKKDGKRAIGTYIPAINPDGKPNPVIKEVLNGKTFRGRAFVVDRWYITAYQPIYDNNQYVVGVLYVGVPQESFTSLRKAVMDTKVGKTGYVYVMDSKGNYVISHQGQKDGENILAFQSDDGSFPIKNLIKIAHNLAENSVGSMKYKFDAKDGNGEMEKVIRMMYFKPWDWIIAAGLPIHEFDATNNNIKKISAQKAKFQFSIIFVALILVTLIWYFVAKSITAPLIKGVSFAQTMAEGNFTQSFDVSRRDEIGSLSTSLNTMSTSLQAMIRNIFQTTQTLTSSAEGLSSISKQISTNSEQSALKAKSVSESAEEMTANMNSVADRTGETTANIQMIVSAAEEMSSTINEIANNTAKGSETTNAAVEAAKKVSQKVGELGKSASEISKVTETIADISEQTNLLALNATIEAARAGDAGKGFAVVAGEIKALAQQTAEATSEIGNKITAVQKTTNESVTAIDSIVNIINEINEIVITVATAIEEQSTTTQEIANNVAQAAQGIQEVSDSVSQTSAAAGEVTKDITEVSQAANEMNAGSHQIETSAEELSKLAGQLNEMVRKFKI
- a CDS encoding carbon-nitrogen family hydrolase; the protein is MITNTKFKAGAVQFDVKDGDVRGNLSVALGHLGDLAEQGACLGVCPEFFLTGFDNENMDRLMPDVKEGIQRLAEFARTRFMAVAGSLPEQKNGQIFNTLYLIDRDGEIRARYRKLHLFPLTGEDLYYARGDEMVTADTSLGRVGTMICYDLRFPELARRLFLDGARLFVISAQWPHTRVAHWQALIRARAIENQAWFICCNRTGTDTNGLVFPGSSMIVDPNGSVLALGDDTSGIIMADIDMGLVDRVRETIPVGQDRRGDVYG